A genomic stretch from Streptomyces sp. QL37 includes:
- a CDS encoding ThiF family adenylyltransferase — translation MTPESMGLPPAGSAESGPHRVFYEELVTRNAGVVSADEQQALRDATILVAGCGSIGGAAVEPLTRLGAQRFLVADPGTFELNNLNRQSAVAADIEQNKAAGAAERIMAINPHARVSVFTEGVTAATVQRLTAPCQIIIDGVDVTTADGWHAKHLLHRVAVQRKLPLITGWDMAGTQYVRCYDYRRVREPFAGAITLADIERADTWELLRRAVPLHRVPAEMLAEIRANHLRTDYSFPQVAYTATAFGVLSSHMAVRVLAGKRVRQEIGLDVHQLARPLGERWLNRLRRPVEMAALVPPMLRLMRRSGAR, via the coding sequence ATGACCCCGGAGAGCATGGGCCTGCCGCCGGCGGGCAGCGCGGAGTCGGGACCGCACCGCGTCTTCTACGAGGAGCTCGTCACCCGCAACGCGGGTGTGGTCTCGGCCGACGAGCAGCAGGCGCTGCGCGACGCCACGATCCTGGTGGCGGGCTGCGGGTCCATCGGAGGCGCCGCCGTGGAGCCGCTGACCCGGCTCGGGGCGCAGCGCTTCCTGGTGGCGGACCCCGGAACGTTCGAACTGAACAACCTGAACCGGCAGAGCGCGGTCGCCGCCGACATCGAGCAGAACAAGGCCGCCGGCGCGGCCGAACGCATCATGGCGATCAACCCGCACGCCCGGGTGAGCGTATTCACCGAGGGGGTGACCGCGGCGACCGTGCAGCGGCTCACCGCTCCCTGTCAGATCATCATCGACGGGGTGGACGTCACCACCGCCGACGGATGGCACGCGAAGCACCTCCTGCACCGCGTGGCGGTCCAGCGGAAGCTCCCCCTCATCACCGGCTGGGACATGGCCGGAACCCAGTACGTGCGCTGCTACGACTACCGGCGCGTCCGGGAGCCCTTCGCCGGAGCCATCACCCTGGCCGACATCGAGCGCGCGGACACCTGGGAGCTCCTGCGCCGCGCGGTGCCGCTGCACCGGGTGCCGGCCGAGATGCTGGCCGAGATCCGGGCCAACCACCTGCGTACGGACTACAGCTTCCCCCAGGTCGCCTACACCGCGACGGCGTTCGGGGTGCTGAGCTCCCACATGGCCGTACGCGTACTCGCCGGGAAGCGGGTGCGTCAGGAGATCGGCCTGGACGTGCACCAGCTGGCCCGGCCGCTCGGCGAGCGCTGGCTGAACCGCCTGCGACGGCCGGTCGAAATGGCGGCCCTGGTGCCACCGATGCTCCGCCTCATGCGCCGGTCCGGCGCGCGCTGA
- a CDS encoding MFS transporter has product MHVSKRSVLWTFLCCGLGVAMVSLDNLVVITALPAIRESLGGDIQQLEWTVNAYTLTYAVLMLPGAALGDRFGRRRMFVVGLGVFTAASAAAALAPGIGPLIAARALQGLGAAALMPLNLTLLTAVAPPARRGAVLGALSAVEGLAIAMGPLVGGVMVEHLTWQWIFWINVPIGLVLLPLGRWKLAESRGPNSRLDLVGTVLAGAGLFGIVFGLIQGPTDGWTSPHVLTALAGGALVVAAFVAWELRTDMPMFPMRLFRHRTFSGMNAAGLLMFAGMFGSVFLLTQFFQGPRGYSPMEAGLRILPWTAVPIFVAPLVGFLSDRIGSRSIVAIGLTFQACGLGWIAARVSPDVDYVSLVPALVLCGLGMTFYFSPTANLVMSSVDAQDRGMASGAVNSLRELGGVLGVAVLASVFTAHGDLTTAGGFTDGMIPALWTGSCLIAVGAVAVLTTPRRPNAKRTAGRDAGMKIPGPESAQA; this is encoded by the coding sequence ATGCATGTCTCCAAGCGGAGCGTCCTGTGGACGTTCCTCTGCTGTGGCCTCGGCGTGGCCATGGTCTCCCTCGACAACCTGGTCGTCATCACCGCCCTCCCCGCGATCCGGGAGAGCCTCGGCGGCGACATCCAGCAACTCGAGTGGACCGTCAACGCCTACACACTCACCTACGCCGTGCTGATGCTCCCGGGTGCGGCGCTGGGCGACCGGTTCGGGCGGCGGCGGATGTTCGTGGTCGGTCTGGGCGTCTTCACCGCCGCGTCGGCCGCCGCGGCGCTCGCCCCGGGCATCGGCCCGCTCATCGCGGCCCGAGCCCTGCAGGGCCTCGGTGCCGCCGCGCTGATGCCGCTCAATCTGACCCTCCTCACGGCGGTCGCTCCGCCCGCCCGCCGTGGCGCCGTCCTCGGGGCGCTGAGCGCCGTCGAGGGCCTGGCCATCGCGATGGGGCCGCTTGTCGGCGGGGTGATGGTGGAGCACCTGACCTGGCAGTGGATCTTCTGGATCAACGTGCCCATCGGTCTCGTCCTGCTGCCGCTCGGCCGGTGGAAGCTCGCCGAGAGCCGCGGCCCCAACTCCCGGCTCGACCTGGTCGGGACCGTACTGGCCGGTGCCGGCCTCTTCGGCATCGTGTTCGGCCTCATCCAGGGCCCCACGGACGGCTGGACGAGCCCTCACGTCCTGACCGCGCTGGCCGGGGGAGCCCTGGTCGTGGCCGCGTTCGTCGCCTGGGAACTCCGTACCGACATGCCCATGTTCCCGATGAGGCTGTTCCGCCACCGCACCTTCAGCGGCATGAACGCCGCGGGGCTGCTGATGTTCGCGGGTATGTTCGGCTCGGTCTTCCTTCTCACCCAGTTCTTCCAAGGCCCGCGCGGCTACTCCCCGATGGAGGCCGGCCTGCGCATCCTGCCCTGGACGGCGGTGCCGATCTTCGTGGCCCCGCTCGTCGGATTCCTCTCCGACCGGATCGGCAGCCGGTCCATCGTGGCGATCGGACTGACCTTCCAGGCCTGCGGGCTGGGCTGGATCGCCGCCCGCGTCTCACCGGACGTGGACTACGTCTCCCTGGTACCGGCCCTGGTCCTGTGCGGGCTCGGCATGACCTTCTACTTCTCCCCGACCGCGAACCTGGTGATGAGCTCGGTCGACGCCCAGGACCGGGGGATGGCCTCGGGCGCGGTCAACTCGCTGCGCGAGCTGGGCGGGGTCCTCGGAGTCGCCGTGCTGGCCTCCGTGTTCACCGCGCACGGTGATCTCACCACGGCGGGCGGGTTCACCGACGGCATGATTCCCGCCCTGTGGACCGGCTCCTGCCTCATCGCCGTCGGCGCCGTCGCGGTCCTCACGACACCGAGGCGCCCGAACGCGAAGCGGACCGCCGGAAGGGACGCGGGCATGAAGATTCCCGGGCCCGAGAGCGCCCAGGCCTGA
- a CDS encoding response regulator transcription factor, whose translation MFPRSRGKERPITASVRVLLVDDRAITRTGIRAILDQDGTTEVVGEASDAAGAEREVLRLSPGVVLADAQSPGLDVVGMVAALAARYGDAMPAVLLTATGTDPTAREALRAGAKGVVLSSATPGQLVSAVHMVSAGYAVYAEAGSRHGAGAGGPWPVTGFRAGTDADRARAGLLTRREHEVLQLLARGLSNAEMSAELVVSESTVKTHVQNLLDKLHLRNRVHAVIYAHRTGLAPALCACSGPRRTGGV comes from the coding sequence GTGTTTCCACGCTCCAGAGGGAAGGAGAGACCGATCACCGCATCCGTCCGCGTCCTGCTCGTCGACGACCGAGCCATCACCCGGACCGGCATCCGCGCCATCCTCGACCAGGACGGGACCACCGAGGTGGTCGGGGAGGCCTCCGACGCCGCGGGCGCCGAGCGCGAGGTGCTCCGCCTCAGCCCCGGAGTGGTGCTCGCCGACGCACAGTCACCCGGCCTCGACGTCGTCGGTATGGTCGCCGCGCTGGCCGCACGGTACGGGGACGCCATGCCGGCCGTCCTTCTGACCGCCACGGGCACCGACCCCACCGCGCGGGAGGCGTTACGGGCCGGCGCCAAGGGCGTCGTCCTGAGCAGTGCCACCCCGGGACAGCTGGTCTCCGCCGTCCATATGGTCTCGGCGGGGTACGCCGTCTACGCGGAGGCCGGCTCACGGCACGGCGCGGGCGCCGGGGGCCCGTGGCCCGTGACCGGCTTCCGCGCGGGGACGGACGCGGACCGCGCACGCGCCGGACTGCTGACGCGCCGGGAGCACGAGGTGCTGCAACTCCTCGCCCGCGGCCTCAGCAACGCCGAGATGTCCGCCGAACTCGTGGTGAGCGAGAGCACGGTGAAAACACATGTGCAGAACCTGCTCGACAAGCTGCACCTGCGCAACCGGGTGCACGCAGTGATCTACGCGCACCGGACGGGACTGGCGCCCGCGCTGTGTGCCTGCTCCGGACCGCGGCGGACCGGAGGAGTCTGA
- a CDS encoding helix-turn-helix domain-containing protein, translating into MPHTKRPQPSSAEEQVHVVRWPLEASKLEHFRHKGALRLLVIENGATPPVSTDVREDWVRSPITREDFAARVSALRARASSHDVPALDHDGLLRYCSRVVPVSPTEMYLLRPLVQRFGSLVGREELLTLLSTRGSTASRNALDLHVMRIRRRVLPLGLRVRTASRRGYLLEALG; encoded by the coding sequence GTGCCGCACACCAAAAGGCCTCAACCGTCCTCGGCCGAGGAACAGGTCCACGTAGTCCGCTGGCCCCTCGAAGCGTCGAAGCTGGAACACTTCCGGCACAAGGGCGCCCTCCGTCTCCTCGTGATCGAGAACGGGGCGACGCCGCCCGTGTCGACGGACGTGCGGGAGGACTGGGTCCGATCGCCGATCACCCGGGAGGACTTCGCCGCACGCGTCTCGGCCCTGCGCGCCAGGGCCTCGTCGCACGATGTGCCGGCGCTGGACCACGACGGTCTGCTCAGGTACTGCAGCCGGGTCGTGCCGGTCTCCCCGACGGAGATGTACCTGCTGCGGCCGCTGGTGCAGCGCTTCGGGAGCCTGGTGGGCCGCGAGGAGCTGCTCACGCTGCTGAGCACACGGGGCAGCACCGCGAGCCGGAACGCCCTGGACCTGCACGTGATGAGGATCCGCCGCCGCGTCCTGCCGCTGGGTCTGCGGGTCCGCACCGCCAGCCGGCGCGGTTATCTGCTGGAGGCGCTGGGCTGA
- a CDS encoding beta-ketoacyl-[acyl-carrier-protein] synthase family protein, translated as MRRTVGETARSSGRPGNDVLVTGMGATTPLGADVPGTWDGLLAGRSGISPIIAPWVTRLPVHIAGAMHQDPYAEVDPVQRRRLDRSQAAALVAAREAWSDAGPPEVEPERLAVVVGTGIGGALTILDQHDRMGERGQRSVSPYTVPRLMPNGASAVVSLLLGARAGTHAPTSACASGAEAIAVAALLIRAGRADVVVAGGTDACIHPLSLGAFAQMRALSLRNDAPDRASRPFDRRRDGFVMSEGAGMVVLERGDFARARGARVHAALAGAGVTSDAHDITLPDAAGQARAIDEALRDAGLTGGDIGHVNAHATGTPQGDVAESRAVRAAVGDHPVVTAPKSATGHLLGASGAVEAILTVLALKESMVPPVRNLEEIGDGIGLDLVLGAPRRTDATAALSTSFGFGGHNVVLAFTRD; from the coding sequence GTGCGGCGTACGGTCGGTGAGACCGCGCGGTCCAGCGGCCGCCCGGGGAATGACGTGCTGGTGACCGGCATGGGAGCCACCACCCCGCTCGGCGCCGACGTCCCTGGCACCTGGGACGGGCTGCTGGCGGGCCGGTCCGGCATCTCGCCGATCATCGCTCCCTGGGTCACGCGGCTGCCGGTCCACATCGCCGGCGCCATGCACCAGGATCCGTACGCCGAGGTGGACCCGGTGCAGCGCCGCCGGCTGGACCGGAGTCAGGCGGCGGCGCTGGTCGCGGCCCGGGAGGCGTGGTCCGACGCGGGGCCGCCGGAGGTCGAGCCCGAACGGCTGGCCGTCGTGGTGGGCACCGGGATCGGGGGCGCGCTGACGATACTGGACCAGCACGACCGCATGGGGGAGCGCGGACAGCGTTCCGTGTCCCCGTACACGGTCCCGCGGCTGATGCCCAACGGCGCTTCGGCCGTGGTCAGCCTGCTGCTCGGCGCGCGTGCCGGCACCCACGCCCCGACCAGCGCCTGCGCCTCCGGCGCCGAGGCGATCGCGGTGGCCGCCCTGCTGATCCGGGCAGGCCGCGCCGATGTCGTGGTGGCCGGGGGCACCGACGCCTGCATCCATCCGCTCTCACTCGGCGCGTTCGCGCAGATGCGCGCCCTGTCGCTGCGCAACGACGCTCCCGACCGGGCGTCCCGGCCGTTCGACCGGCGGCGGGACGGCTTCGTGATGTCGGAGGGCGCGGGAATGGTCGTGCTGGAGCGGGGCGACTTCGCGCGTGCGCGGGGTGCGCGCGTCCACGCGGCGCTGGCGGGGGCAGGTGTCACGTCCGACGCCCACGACATCACGCTTCCCGACGCGGCGGGCCAGGCGCGGGCGATCGACGAGGCGTTGCGCGACGCGGGACTGACCGGTGGCGACATCGGCCACGTCAACGCACACGCGACAGGCACACCCCAGGGGGATGTCGCGGAGTCCCGGGCGGTGCGGGCGGCGGTGGGTGACCATCCGGTGGTCACGGCCCCGAAGTCGGCCACCGGCCACCTGCTGGGCGCCTCGGGCGCGGTGGAGGCGATCCTCACGGTCCTCGCACTCAAGGAATCGATGGTGCCGCCGGTGCGCAACCTGGAGGAGATCGGGGACGGCATCGGACTCGACCTCGTGCTCGGCGCGCCACGCAGGACCGACGCCACCGCGGCCCTTTCGACGTCCTTCGGCTTCGGCGGGCACAACGTGGTGCTGGCCTTCACCCGTGACTGA
- a CDS encoding alpha/beta fold hydrolase, producing the protein MPANSVVFGAGGFIGRSLVAELLRRGQEVAAAVHSGGDRLTRWLADQRVDTGRLTVVHADITRPGLGLPEQELGEVRDVYNTAARFAFGMDPAEARAVNVDGAVHVIEWAAARPHLRRVVHISGYRMAAAGADSPDYARDGAYEASKREGDAATRARARELGVPLTVANPSTVIGQGQYVGLADLVGELWRGRLAALPGGPDIFLPVVTIDYFVRFLASLPERQESADNTYWLLDDATPRLPQLVALLAEHMGVRAPRRSVPLGLLKRLPRALTKADPESLSFLSTDRYDTSSARKFAESCGLEMPPVHDALRGWADDLVAARFGRVRAPRAPYGFQQVGEDRTWVTGDRGEPGYVFLHGLPVDADSWSPVADRVDASTLAADLPGFGRSAPARQSHDDWLSALLAPVRSRPVLVAHSYSCGPALRYALRHPERVGALVLVSPAFLQPASSWLMRSPLAVPVLRGMSAERLAGSLGLPHDGYLEGPVADLRRAGAAVRVVAALRSAYGQRGALRSALHRVTVPVELVVGSQDPLEEPGVLPVTEIASAGHYPQLTHPDDVARHLVPVRERAAAR; encoded by the coding sequence ATGCCCGCGAACTCTGTTGTCTTCGGTGCCGGTGGCTTCATCGGCCGCTCCCTGGTCGCGGAACTCCTGCGCCGCGGCCAGGAGGTCGCCGCGGCCGTGCACAGCGGCGGTGACCGGCTGACCCGGTGGCTGGCGGACCAGCGGGTGGACACCGGCCGGCTCACCGTCGTCCACGCCGACATCACCCGGCCCGGACTCGGCCTGCCCGAACAGGAGTTGGGTGAGGTGCGTGACGTGTACAACACGGCGGCGCGGTTCGCCTTCGGTATGGACCCGGCCGAAGCCAGGGCGGTCAACGTGGACGGCGCCGTACATGTGATCGAGTGGGCCGCGGCCCGCCCGCATCTGCGCCGGGTGGTGCACATCAGCGGCTACCGCATGGCCGCGGCCGGCGCGGACTCGCCCGACTACGCGCGTGACGGCGCCTACGAGGCGTCCAAGCGTGAGGGTGACGCCGCGACGCGGGCACGGGCTCGGGAACTGGGCGTCCCGCTGACGGTCGCCAATCCCAGCACGGTGATCGGCCAGGGGCAGTACGTCGGTCTGGCCGACCTGGTCGGGGAGCTCTGGCGGGGCCGCCTCGCCGCACTGCCCGGCGGCCCGGACATCTTCCTGCCGGTCGTCACGATCGACTACTTCGTCCGGTTCCTGGCCTCCCTTCCCGAGCGCCAGGAGAGCGCGGACAACACCTACTGGCTGCTGGACGACGCCACACCCCGGCTGCCGCAGCTCGTCGCTCTGCTCGCCGAGCACATGGGCGTACGGGCTCCGCGCCGGTCCGTTCCCCTCGGTCTTCTGAAGCGGTTGCCCCGCGCACTCACCAAGGCGGATCCCGAGTCGCTGTCGTTCCTCTCCACCGACCGCTACGACACGTCGTCCGCACGGAAGTTCGCCGAGTCCTGCGGACTCGAGATGCCGCCGGTGCACGATGCCCTGCGCGGGTGGGCCGACGACCTGGTCGCCGCCCGCTTCGGCCGGGTCCGGGCACCGCGCGCGCCGTACGGCTTCCAGCAGGTCGGCGAGGACAGGACCTGGGTGACGGGCGACCGGGGGGAGCCGGGTTACGTCTTCCTGCACGGGCTTCCGGTCGATGCCGACTCCTGGTCGCCGGTGGCCGACCGGGTGGACGCCTCCACCCTCGCGGCCGACCTGCCGGGCTTCGGGCGGTCCGCGCCCGCCCGGCAGTCGCACGACGACTGGCTGAGCGCCCTTCTCGCACCGGTCCGTAGCCGGCCGGTCCTGGTCGCGCACTCCTACTCCTGCGGACCGGCCCTGCGTTACGCGCTGCGGCACCCCGAGCGCGTGGGCGCGCTGGTCCTCGTCTCCCCGGCCTTCCTCCAGCCCGCCTCCTCGTGGCTGATGCGCTCACCTCTCGCCGTTCCCGTCCTGCGCGGGATGTCCGCGGAGCGGCTGGCCGGATCGCTCGGGCTGCCGCACGACGGTTACCTGGAGGGGCCGGTGGCGGACCTGCGCCGGGCAGGGGCGGCGGTCCGCGTGGTGGCCGCCCTGCGTTCCGCGTACGGGCAGCGCGGTGCGCTCCGGAGCGCCCTGCACCGCGTCACGGTGCCGGTGGAACTCGTCGTCGGATCGCAGGACCCGCTGGAGGAGCCGGGCGTCCTGCCCGTGACCGAGATCGCGTCGGCCGGCCACTACCCCCAGCTCACCCACCCTGATGACGTCGCCCGTCACCTCGTCCCGGTGAGGGAGCGGGCAGCGGCCCGCTAG
- a CDS encoding alpha/beta fold hydrolase: protein MQVPHLRTTEPDLPAGRRPRSGRVFRRPAVLTALGLLLALVVASAPDGRSPLTAGSAGGPDTGHPRWKRAFLASVDHPDAPPPRANDWNCEPAARHPRPVVLVHGTYENASSNWNALSPRLRAEGYCVFAGNFGAPRGDVVKGRAAIPDSAEEVARFVDRVLDRTGARQVDLVGHSQGGGILPRYYLKFAGGADQDEPARNKVHHLIGISPANHGSTVSGLATLAQRLHILAPVAEFGGQALADQTIGSAVNRRLDAGGDTVRGVRYTTLVTRWDRIVTPYERQYLRPGPSAGQVANITVQDVCPQDRTGHMGSPYDPVVLRLVSNALDPATARRPDCGPTEAAPGRDPS from the coding sequence ATGCAGGTCCCGCATCTCCGCACCACCGAGCCCGACCTCCCCGCCGGCCGAAGGCCCCGCAGCGGCCGCGTGTTCCGCCGGCCGGCCGTGCTGACGGCCCTCGGCCTCCTGCTCGCCCTCGTCGTCGCGTCGGCTCCGGACGGCCGCTCCCCGCTCACCGCCGGCTCCGCGGGCGGTCCGGACACCGGGCATCCGCGCTGGAAGCGCGCGTTCCTCGCCTCGGTCGACCACCCCGACGCCCCGCCGCCACGGGCCAACGACTGGAACTGCGAACCCGCCGCCCGGCACCCCAGGCCGGTCGTCCTCGTCCACGGCACCTACGAGAACGCCTCCAGCAACTGGAACGCGCTCTCGCCCCGTCTCAGGGCGGAGGGCTACTGCGTCTTCGCCGGCAACTTCGGTGCCCCGCGAGGCGACGTCGTCAAGGGCAGGGCCGCGATCCCCGACTCCGCGGAGGAGGTCGCCCGCTTCGTGGACCGGGTCCTCGACCGGACGGGAGCCCGCCAGGTCGACCTGGTGGGCCACTCGCAGGGTGGCGGAATCCTGCCGCGCTACTACCTGAAGTTCGCGGGCGGCGCGGACCAGGACGAACCCGCCCGAAACAAGGTGCACCACTTGATCGGCATCTCCCCGGCCAACCACGGCAGCACCGTGTCCGGCCTGGCCACCCTCGCCCAGCGGCTGCACATCCTCGCCCCGGTCGCCGAATTCGGCGGGCAGGCACTGGCCGACCAGACGATCGGCTCGGCCGTCAACCGCCGGCTGGACGCGGGCGGCGACACCGTGCGCGGCGTGCGGTACACCACCCTCGTCACCCGGTGGGACAGGATCGTCACCCCGTACGAGCGCCAGTACCTCCGCCCCGGCCCCTCCGCGGGCCAGGTCGCCAACATCACCGTCCAGGACGTGTGCCCGCAGGACCGCACGGGGCACATGGGCAGCCCCTACGACCCCGTGGTCCTGCGCCTGGTGAGCAATGCCCTCGACCCCGCGACGGCACGGCGCCCCGACTGCGGCCCCACCGAAGCAGCCCCCGGCCGAGACCCCTCGTAG
- the pgl gene encoding 6-phosphogluconolactonase, which produces MSAPQLVVHRDKELMAQAAAARLITKIVDAQAARGTASVVLTGGRNGNGLLAALADSPARDAVDWSRLDLWWGDERFLPEGDPERNVTQAREALLDKVELDPSRVHAMPASDGPYGGDADSAAAGYAAELAAAAGPEDHGPVPTFDVLMLGVGPDTHVASLFPELPAVRETERTVVGVHGAPKPPPTRVSLTLPAIRAAREVWLLAAGEDKAEAAEIALSGAGEIQAPAAGAYGRSRTLWLLDAAAASKLPRALYPPASA; this is translated from the coding sequence GTGAGTGCTCCGCAGCTCGTCGTGCACCGCGACAAGGAGCTGATGGCCCAGGCCGCGGCGGCCAGGCTGATCACGAAGATCGTGGACGCCCAGGCCGCTCGTGGTACCGCCTCGGTGGTCCTCACCGGCGGGCGCAACGGCAACGGCCTGCTGGCCGCGCTCGCCGACTCGCCCGCCCGGGACGCGGTCGACTGGTCGCGGCTCGACCTGTGGTGGGGCGACGAGCGGTTCCTGCCGGAGGGTGATCCGGAGCGCAATGTCACGCAGGCCCGTGAGGCCCTGCTGGACAAGGTGGAGCTGGACCCCTCCCGGGTCCACGCGATGCCCGCGTCCGACGGGCCGTACGGCGGCGACGCCGACTCCGCGGCCGCGGGGTACGCGGCGGAACTCGCCGCCGCGGCGGGCCCGGAGGACCACGGGCCCGTGCCGACGTTCGACGTGCTGATGCTGGGTGTCGGCCCGGACACCCATGTCGCGTCGCTCTTCCCGGAGCTGCCCGCGGTGCGGGAGACCGAGCGCACCGTCGTCGGTGTGCACGGCGCTCCGAAGCCGCCGCCCACCCGCGTCTCGCTCACGCTGCCCGCCATCCGGGCGGCGCGTGAGGTGTGGCTGCTGGCCGCCGGCGAGGACAAGGCGGAGGCGGCCGAGATCGCGCTGTCCGGCGCCGGGGAGATCCAGGCACCGGCGGCCGGGGCCTACGGCCGCAGCCGCACGCTGTGGCTGCTGGACGCGGCGGCGGCCTCGAAGCTGCCGCGCGCGTTGTATCCGCCCGCCTCGGCGTAA
- the opcA gene encoding glucose-6-phosphate dehydrogenase assembly protein OpcA produces the protein MKIDLTETTSSKINQALISARRSIGSPAVGMVLTLVIVTDEENAYDSLKAASDSSREHPSRIIVVIKRVSRSPRARRDARLDAEIRVGSDAGSGETVVLRLHGELANHAQSVVLPLLLPDAPVVAWWPEDAPADPAKDPLGALAQRRITDTYSAEHPLDELSVRAATYRPGDTDLAWTRITPWRSMLAAALDQQPAKVVSATVEGESDNPSCELLAMWLADRLGVPVERTLSGGPGLTAVRLETKNGVIVLDRPDGSLATLCMAGQPDRAVALKRRETAELLAEELRRLDPDNIYEATVKFGVERLGGPTEASSVGAGQKRPEPAGSAAPAAKKAAAKKAASK, from the coding sequence ATGAAGATCGATCTCACGGAAACCACGTCCAGCAAGATCAACCAGGCCCTCATCTCGGCCCGCCGGTCGATCGGCTCCCCCGCCGTCGGCATGGTCCTCACCCTCGTCATCGTCACGGACGAGGAGAACGCCTACGACTCGCTCAAGGCGGCGAGCGACTCCTCGCGCGAGCACCCCTCGCGAATCATCGTGGTGATCAAGAGGGTCAGCCGTTCGCCGCGTGCGCGGCGCGACGCCCGGCTCGACGCCGAGATCCGGGTCGGCTCCGACGCCGGCTCGGGCGAGACCGTCGTCCTGCGTCTGCACGGCGAGCTGGCCAACCACGCCCAGTCCGTCGTCCTGCCGCTGCTGCTGCCGGACGCCCCGGTGGTGGCGTGGTGGCCCGAGGACGCTCCGGCTGATCCGGCGAAGGACCCGCTGGGCGCTCTCGCCCAGCGCCGCATCACCGACACGTACTCCGCCGAGCACCCGCTCGACGAGCTGTCGGTGCGCGCGGCGACGTACCGGCCCGGGGACACCGACCTGGCCTGGACACGCATCACGCCGTGGCGCTCGATGCTGGCTGCGGCGCTCGACCAGCAGCCGGCGAAGGTCGTCTCGGCGACGGTCGAGGGCGAATCCGACAACCCGAGCTGCGAGCTGCTGGCCATGTGGCTCGCGGACCGCCTCGGGGTTCCGGTGGAACGCACCCTCTCCGGTGGTCCCGGCCTGACGGCCGTGCGGCTGGAGACCAAGAACGGCGTGATCGTCCTGGACCGTCCCGACGGTTCGCTGGCGACGCTCTGCATGGCCGGGCAGCCGGACCGTGCGGTCGCGCTGAAGCGGCGGGAGACCGCCGAGCTCCTCGCGGAGGAGCTGCGCCGTCTGGACCCGGACAACATCTACGAGGCCACGGTGAAGTTCGGCGTGGAGCGCCTCGGCGGGCCCACGGAGGCGTCGTCCGTCGGTGCGGGTCAGAAGCGGCCGGAGCCCGCGGGTTCCGCCGCTCCTGCCGCGAAGAAGGCGGCGGCCAAGAAGGCGGCGTCGAAGTGA